DNA sequence from the Streptomyces tsukubensis genome:
TTCGACCCCCGGCAGCTCCTCGTCTCCCTCCCCGTCGCGCTGCGCAAGCTCGACCCGCGGACCATGGTCAAGGCCCCGGTCATGTTCGTGGTGCTGATCGGCTCCGTACTGACCACCGGGCTCTCCCTGGCCGACCCCGGCGACTGGTTCGGCTGGGCGATCACCATCTGGCTCTGGCTCACGGTGATCTTCGCCAATCTCGCCGAGGCCGTCGCCGAAGGCCGCGGCAAGGCCCAGGCCGACACCCTGCGCAAGGCGAAGACCGACACCGTCGCGCGCCGGATCACCGGTACGGCGGAGGAGCAGGTGCCCGGCACCGAACTCCGCATCGGGGACCTGGTCGTCTGCGAGGCCGGGGACGTCATCCCCGGTGACGGCGATGTCGTCGAAGGCGTCGCCTCGGTCGACGAGTCCGCCATCACCGGCGAGTCCGCGCCCGTCATCCGGGAGTCCGGCGGCGACCGCAGCGCGGTCACCGGCGGCACCAAGGTCCTCTCCGACCGGATCGTCGTCAGGATCACCACCAAGCCGGGCGAGACCTTCATCGACCGGATGATCGGTCTCGTCGAAGGCGCCTCCCGGCAGAAGACGCCCAACGAGATCGCACTCAACATCCTGCTGGCCTCGCTGACCGTCGTCTTCCTGCTGGCCGTCGTCACCCTCAAGCCCTTCGCGGTCCACGCGGGCGCCGACGAGCAGACGTCGATGATCGTGCTCAGCGCGCTGCTGGTCTGCCTCATCCCGACCACCATCGGCGCCCTGCTCTCCGCCATCGGCATCGCGGGCATGGACCGGCTCGTCCAGCGGAACGTCCTCGCCATGTCCGGACGGGCCGTCGAGGCCGCGGGCGACGTATCGACCCTGCTCCTCGACAAGACCGGCACCATCACCCTGGGCAACCGGCAGGCCGCCGAATTCGTCCCGGTCCGCGGCTGCACCGCCGCCGAACTCGCCGACGCAGCCCAGCTCTCGTCCCTCGCCGACGAGACCCCCGAGGGCCGGTCGATCGTTGTCCTCGCCAAGGAGAAGTACGGACTGCGCGAGCGCCACCGCGGCGAACTCGACCACGCCGAGTGGATCGCCTTCACCGCACAGACCCGGATGTCCGGCGTCGACGTCGACGGCCGCAAGATCCGCAAGGGTGCCACCGGATCGGTGGTGAAGTGGGTGCAGGAACAGGGCGGCGAGGTCGCGGAGGACGCCGAACGGCTCACCGACGAGATCGCCGGCGCGGGCGGTACGCCGCTGCTGGTCGCCGTCGAGGACCGGGAAGGCGCCCGGATCCTGGGCGTCATCCACCTCAAGGACGTCGTCAAGGAAGGCATGCGCGACCGGTTCGAGGAACTGCGCCGCATGGGCATCAAAACCGTCATGATCACGGGCGACAACCCGCTGACGGCCAGGGCCATCGCCGAGGAGGCGGGCGTCGACGACTTCCTCGCCGAGGCCACCCCCGAGGACAAGATGGCCCTCATCAAACGGGAGCAGGCGGGCGGCAAGCTCGTCGCCATGACCGGCGACGGCACCAACGACGCCCCGGCACTCGCCCAGGCCGACGTCGGCGTCGCGATGAACACCGGAACCTCGGCCGCCAAGGAGGCCGGGAACATGGTGGACCTCGACTCCAACCCCACCAAACTCATCGAGATCGTCGAGATCGGCAAACAACTGCTGATCACCCGGGGCGCGCTGACCACCTTCTCCATCGCCAACGACGTCGCCAAGTACTTCGCGATCATCCCGGCGATCTTCACCGCCGCCTACCCCGGCCTCGACACCCTCAACATCATGCGGCTCGACTCGCCGGAGTCCGCGATCCTGGCGGCCGTCGTCTTCAACGCGCTGATCATCATCGCCCTGGTGCCCCTCGCCCTGCGCGGGGTGCGCTACCGGCCCACCAGCGCCGACAAGATGCTCCGCCGCAACCTCGGGATCTACGGGCTCGGCGGACTGATCGCCCCCTTCATCGGCATCAAACTCCTCGACCTCATCATCTCCGCTATCCCTGGCATCGGGTGACGACCATGAACACCTCCGTACGGAACACGGGACGGCTCCTCGCGGCCGGCCTGCGGGCCCTCCTCGTCCTGACCGTCGTCTGCGGCGTCCTCTACCCGCTCGCCGTCACCGGGGTCGCCCAGACCCTCTTCAAGGACCAGGCCAACGGCTCCGAAATCAAGGCCGACGGCAAGGTCGTCGGCTCCTCCCTGATCGGCCAGCAGTACCACCTGCCGAAGCAGAACCCCGACGACCCCGACGAGGCACCCCGCCCCGACCTGCGCTGGTTCCAGCCCCGCCCGGCCAACGGCCTCGGCAGCAACACCGTCAACACCCAGTACTCGCTGATCCTTTCGGGTGCCACCAACCGGGCCGGGAACAACACCGAGCTGCTCCAGTGGGTGAAGGACGCGAAGGCGGCGGTCATCGCGGACAACACCACGCCCGGCTACCGTCCGAAGCCCTCGGACATCCCGCCGGACGCCGTCACCTCCTCCGGCTCGGGACTCGACCCGCACATCTCTCCCGAGTACGCGGAACTCCAGGTCCAGCGGGTCGCGGAACGCAACAAGCTCGACGCCGGCCGGGTGGAGAAGCTGGTGAAGAAGCACACCGACGGCCGGATCCTCGGGTTCGTCGGGGAACCGAGGGTCAACGTCCTCGAACTCAACACGGCCCTGAAGGAGCTGACCGGGAAGGGCTGACAGCAGCCCCCGGCATGGTTGCGGGTGCTGCCCGGCAGCACCCGCAAGCTGTTTTGACGGGTTCTTGACAGCTGTGAAAACGAGTCGTGGCGAATCTCCCCGCCTCCTACTGTGCCCCCATGCGCATGCTCCGAGGAAAACGGTCCGGGGACGGCAGACGGAAGCCCGTGGCGGGGCTCGGTACGGGCGGGAGCCCGGGCCCCCGCGACCGCGAAGGACCCGTACGCTATCTGCGCTGGACCGCGGCCCGGCAGCCGCGGCGCATCGCCTCCGGAACCCTCTTCGCCACCCTCTGGCTCGGCGGACTGATCCTGATGCCGTATCTGATGTCCCGCGCCGTCGACGACGGACTGGAGAACGGTGACCGCGCCACCGCCGCCGCCTGGGTCGCCGCCCTCCTCGCCGCCGCCGCGCTCACCGCCCTCTTCGGCACCCTGCGCCACCGCACCATGTGCCGGGTCCGCCTCGACGCCGCCTTCCGGACCGTACGCGTCGTCGTCCGCCACTCCACCGCGCTCGGTGCGGCCCTGCAACGCCGCGTCGGCGCCGGGGAGATCGTCACCGTCGGCCTCGGCGACGCGGCCACCATCGGCAACACCCTCACCTTCCTCGGCCCCGGCATCGGCTGCCTCATCGCCCTGGGCATCGTCGCCTTCCTGCTGTTCGCCGCCTCCCCGCTGCTCGCCGCCGTCGTCCTGCTCGGCGTCCCGGTCATAGCGCTCTGCGTCGGCCCCCTCCTCGGCCGCCTCCAGAGCACCGAGGCCGTCTACCGCACCCGGCAGGGCGAACTCGCCTCCCGCTTCGGCGACATCGCGGGCGGGCTGCACGTCCTCAACGCCATCGGCGGCAAGGACGAATACGCCGCCCGCTACCGGCACGGCTCCCGGGCCCTGCGCGACGAGGGCTACCGCGTCGGAGCCGTCACCAGCTGGATCGGGGCCCTCGCGGTCGGGCTGCCCACCCTCTTCCTCGCCGTCATCACCTGGATCGCCGCCCGGATGACGGCCCAGGGCCAGCTCACCGTCGGTGAACTCGTCGCCGTCTACGGCTACACCGCCGTCCTCAACATCGCCGTCTCGTACCTCATCGAATGCGGCGACGACATCATCCGCGGGCTCGTCGCGGCCCGCCGCGTCCTCGGCTTCCTCGCACTCGAACCCGACACCCTCCACGGCGAACCCGGTCCCGCGCTGCCGCCGCCCGACGCGCCCGCGGCCCTCCACGATCCGGACTCCGGGGTCACCGTCACCCCCGGCGCCCTCACCGCACTCGTCTCGGACCGGCCCGCCGAAACGGCCCTGGTCGCGGACCGCATCGCCGGATTCACCGGCTCCGCCACCACCTGGGGCGGCACCCGGCTCGACCGGATCGGCATCGGCGCCGTACGCGAGCGGATCCTCGTCGCCGACAACGACGCGGCACTCTTCGCCGGACCCCTGCGCAAGGTGCTCTCCGGCCGCCACGACCGCGCCGAAGACCCGATCAGCCGGGCGCTGGAGGCCGCCTTCGCCCACGACATCGTCCGCGGGCTGCCCGGCGGACTGGACGCCCCGGTCCGGGCCGGCGGCCGGAACCTCTCGGGCGGCCAGCGCCAGCGCGTCCGCCTCGCCCGCGCCCTCCTCGCCGAACCCGACGTCCTGGTCGCCGTCGAACCCACCTCCGCGCTGGACGCCCACACCGAAGCCGCCGTGGCCACCGGCCTCGCCGCCGCCCGGCAGGGCCGTACCACCGTGGTCACCACCACCTCCCCGCTCGTCCTCGACCGGGCCGACACCGTGCACTACCTGGTCGACGGCACGGTCGCCGCCACCGGCAGCCACCGCGAACTCCTCACCCGCCACGCCGGATACCGGGCGCTCGTGGCCCGGGGAGCGGAAGAACCCGGCACAACCGGCCCGGGCCCCCGCGCGGCTACGGAGCGGACGGGGGCCGCCCGATGAGCACCCCCCTCCGGACCGCCGCCCCCGGGGGCTCGACCGCACTGCCCGTCGCCACCGGCGCCCAGGTCCTCCGCGCCGGGCTGCGCCTGATCCGGGCCGACCGGCGCGCCTTCGGCGTGGTGATGCTCCTGAACTTCCTGGCCGCCGCGACCGGACTCGCCGCCCCCTGGCTGGTCGGCCGGATCGTCGACGAGGTACGCGGCGGAGCCGGGGTCGCCACCGTCGACCGGCTGGCCTTCGCCATCGTCGCCTTCGCCGCCGCCCAGCTGCTGCTGGTCCGCTGGGCCCGGCTGGCCGGCCACCGCTTCGGCGAACGGAGCCTCGCCCGGGTCCGGGAGGAGTACGCGGAACGCGCCCTCGCCGCCCCCGCGTCCGTCGTCGAACGCGCCGGTACGGGCGATCTCACCAACCGCGGCACCACCGATATCGCGATCGTCGGCACCACCCTGCGCGACGCCGTCCCCGACGCCCTCGTCAACAGCGTCCAGTCGCTGTTCGTCATCGGCGCCGTCTTCGCCCTCGACCCCCTGCTGGGCGCCGTCGGACTGCTGAGCCTGCTCGGGGTCTGGACGGCCACCCGCTGGTATCTGCGCCGCGCCGGGACCGCCTACCACGAGGAGGGCACCGCGAACTCGGCACTCGCCGAGGAACTCGCCGTGACCGCGGCCGGATCCCGGACCGTCGAAGCCCTCGGGCTCCAGCGGGAACGCACCGAAGCCGCCGAGACCGCGGTCCGGCACTGTCTGCGCACCCGCTTCCGGACCCTCTACCTCCGCTGCGTCTTCTTCCCCGCCATCGACATCGCGTACCTCCTCCCGGTCGCGGTCGTCCTGCTGCTCGGCACCGTCCTCGTCGACGCGGGCACCGTCACCCTCGGCGCCGCCGTCGCCGCCACCCTCTATCTCCACCGGCTGGCCCAGCCACTGGACGCCGTCCTCATGAGGGTCGAACAGCTCCAGGGCGGCGGAGTGGCCTTCGCCCGGGTCGAAGGCCTCGGCCTGATCCCCCGGACCGACCGCGACGACGCGGCACCGGACCCAGAAGGGCAGCGGATCGTGGTGGCCGGAGCCCACTTCGCGTACGACGGCGGGGAAGACGTCGTACGGGGCGTCGAACTGACCGTACGGCCCGGTGAACACCTGGCCGTCGTCGGCCCGTCCGGCGCGGGGAAGACCACACTCGGACGGCTGCTCGCGGGCCTGGACGCCCCGCACCGCGGCTCGGTCACGGTCGGCGGGGTGCCGGTCTCCGCACTCGGCCCCGCACAGCTCCG
Encoded proteins:
- the kdpB gene encoding potassium-transporting ATPase subunit KdpB, with product MSTITPSRAPHSDVPTGHQPPAGRVGGGLFDPRQLLVSLPVALRKLDPRTMVKAPVMFVVLIGSVLTTGLSLADPGDWFGWAITIWLWLTVIFANLAEAVAEGRGKAQADTLRKAKTDTVARRITGTAEEQVPGTELRIGDLVVCEAGDVIPGDGDVVEGVASVDESAITGESAPVIRESGGDRSAVTGGTKVLSDRIVVRITTKPGETFIDRMIGLVEGASRQKTPNEIALNILLASLTVVFLLAVVTLKPFAVHAGADEQTSMIVLSALLVCLIPTTIGALLSAIGIAGMDRLVQRNVLAMSGRAVEAAGDVSTLLLDKTGTITLGNRQAAEFVPVRGCTAAELADAAQLSSLADETPEGRSIVVLAKEKYGLRERHRGELDHAEWIAFTAQTRMSGVDVDGRKIRKGATGSVVKWVQEQGGEVAEDAERLTDEIAGAGGTPLLVAVEDREGARILGVIHLKDVVKEGMRDRFEELRRMGIKTVMITGDNPLTARAIAEEAGVDDFLAEATPEDKMALIKREQAGGKLVAMTGDGTNDAPALAQADVGVAMNTGTSAAKEAGNMVDLDSNPTKLIEIVEIGKQLLITRGALTTFSIANDVAKYFAIIPAIFTAAYPGLDTLNIMRLDSPESAILAAVVFNALIIIALVPLALRGVRYRPTSADKMLRRNLGIYGLGGLIAPFIGIKLLDLIISAIPGIG
- a CDS encoding potassium-transporting ATPase subunit C, coding for MNTSVRNTGRLLAAGLRALLVLTVVCGVLYPLAVTGVAQTLFKDQANGSEIKADGKVVGSSLIGQQYHLPKQNPDDPDEAPRPDLRWFQPRPANGLGSNTVNTQYSLILSGATNRAGNNTELLQWVKDAKAAVIADNTTPGYRPKPSDIPPDAVTSSGSGLDPHISPEYAELQVQRVAERNKLDAGRVEKLVKKHTDGRILGFVGEPRVNVLELNTALKELTGKG
- a CDS encoding ABC transporter transmembrane domain-containing protein, with the translated sequence MLRGKRSGDGRRKPVAGLGTGGSPGPRDREGPVRYLRWTAARQPRRIASGTLFATLWLGGLILMPYLMSRAVDDGLENGDRATAAAWVAALLAAAALTALFGTLRHRTMCRVRLDAAFRTVRVVVRHSTALGAALQRRVGAGEIVTVGLGDAATIGNTLTFLGPGIGCLIALGIVAFLLFAASPLLAAVVLLGVPVIALCVGPLLGRLQSTEAVYRTRQGELASRFGDIAGGLHVLNAIGGKDEYAARYRHGSRALRDEGYRVGAVTSWIGALAVGLPTLFLAVITWIAARMTAQGQLTVGELVAVYGYTAVLNIAVSYLIECGDDIIRGLVAARRVLGFLALEPDTLHGEPGPALPPPDAPAALHDPDSGVTVTPGALTALVSDRPAETALVADRIAGFTGSATTWGGTRLDRIGIGAVRERILVADNDAALFAGPLRKVLSGRHDRAEDPISRALEAAFAHDIVRGLPGGLDAPVRAGGRNLSGGQRQRVRLARALLAEPDVLVAVEPTSALDAHTEAAVATGLAAARQGRTTVVTTTSPLVLDRADTVHYLVDGTVAATGSHRELLTRHAGYRALVARGAEEPGTTGPGPRAATERTGAAR
- a CDS encoding ABC transporter ATP-binding protein is translated as MSTPLRTAAPGGSTALPVATGAQVLRAGLRLIRADRRAFGVVMLLNFLAAATGLAAPWLVGRIVDEVRGGAGVATVDRLAFAIVAFAAAQLLLVRWARLAGHRFGERSLARVREEYAERALAAPASVVERAGTGDLTNRGTTDIAIVGTTLRDAVPDALVNSVQSLFVIGAVFALDPLLGAVGLLSLLGVWTATRWYLRRAGTAYHEEGTANSALAEELAVTAAGSRTVEALGLQRERTEAAETAVRHCLRTRFRTLYLRCVFFPAIDIAYLLPVAVVLLLGTVLVDAGTVTLGAAVAATLYLHRLAQPLDAVLMRVEQLQGGGVAFARVEGLGLIPRTDRDDAAPDPEGQRIVVAGAHFAYDGGEDVVRGVELTVRPGEHLAVVGPSGAGKTTLGRLLAGLDAPHRGSVTVGGVPVSALGPAQLRRHIALVTQEHHIFLGTVRDNLQIAAPGAGDDELRAALAAVGAAGWADALPEGLDTELGPGGHTLDGARSQQLSLARVVLADPHTLVLDEATALLDPRTARHTERALAAVLGGRTVIAVAHRLQTAHDADRVAVMEDGRLTELGTHDELVAAGGAYAALWETWHGGPEQ